The following proteins come from a genomic window of Montipora foliosa isolate CH-2021 chromosome 2, ASM3666993v2, whole genome shotgun sequence:
- the LOC137993645 gene encoding uncharacterized protein produces MRLVCVKMLVCLILCSFLPASTQALIDMKERLKDRVVHVETLIHRGRWLWQNDNKDRGGSKYLWIDLIAERDTYYEPRVQFQTTACAGGKYLCFEPLSLPNYYLTAGHPTGASKYTVKLQHSTYVDNDNRFHWKVTCENDKMEKCKFVPVRFESEGWLMVADNWGNDWGHDGGHYDATLGKDVSKAWFRVHAPNPTDGYHEVYSNTNLGTTEQQAEYSTTIGVSQTQTRTHTITNTVSVEIGGAFKAFSASASASIEESWQYASSSTFEAAKTVTHKIKIPGRTKVVLKQLIGKYADMFDVGDDKYQIDEIPLDGGAARKKRIRLLKPTFIRA; encoded by the exons ATGCGACTAGTCTGTGTGAAAATGTTAGTGTGCTTGATACTCTGTTCATTCCTGCCGGCTTCAACACAAGCTTTGATTGACATGAAAGAAAGGTTAAAAGACAGAGTTGTTCACGTCGAGACACTCATCCATCGAGGACGATGGCTGTGGCAAAATGACAACAAGGATCGTGGTGGTTCAAAATACCTCTGGATTGACCTTATTGCTGAACGAGACACCTACTATGAACCAAGGGTTCAGTTCCAG acAACAGCTTGTGCAGGAGGGAAGTACTTATGCTTTGAACCTCTTTCACTCCCAAATTACTATTTGACGGCTGGCCATCCCACTGGAGCGTCCAAGTATACTGTAAAGCTGCAACACTCCACCTATGTCGATAACGAT AATCGTTTTCATTGGAAAGTGACGTGCGAAAATGACAAAATGGAGAAGTGTAAATTTGTCCCAGTACGTTTTGAGAGCGAAGGGTGGCTCATGGTGGCAGATAACTGGGGAAACGATTGGGGTCACGATGGTGGACATTATGATGCTACTTTAGGAAAAGACGTCAGCAAAGCTTGGTTCAGGGTACATGCACCGAACCCAACGGATGGATACCA CGAAGTATACTCAAACACAAACCTTGGAACCACAGAACAACAAGCAGAGTATTCTACAACGATCGGCGTGTCCCAAACACAGACAAGGACGCACACAATAACCAACACTGTTTCAGTGGAGATTGGTGGAGCTTTCAAAGCTTTTTCTGCATCTGCATCTGCTTCCATCGAAGAGTCTTGGCAG TACGCTTCATCTTCAACCTTCGAAGCGGCAAAGACGGTTACGCACAAGATAAAAATACCAGGGCGCACAAAGGTCGTTTTGAAACAGTTGATTGGAAAATATGCTGACATGTTTGACGTTGGAGACGATAAGTACCAGATTGACGAGATACCATTGGATGGTGGTGCCGcacgcaaaaaaagaattcGACTTCTTAAGCCGACTTTCATTAGGGCCTAA